The following are encoded together in the Nocardioides okcheonensis genome:
- a CDS encoding helix-turn-helix domain-containing protein, translating into MEEMIEATGVDPTLTAGSTYLTVEGLAELLHTSPNTVHYWIKVGRAPSSFKVGRRRLFARADVDAWVEEHRESGVA; encoded by the coding sequence ATGGAAGAGATGATCGAAGCCACGGGCGTCGATCCGACGCTGACCGCAGGGTCGACCTACCTGACCGTTGAAGGGCTGGCCGAGCTGCTTCACACGTCGCCGAACACCGTCCACTACTGGATCAAGGTCGGGCGGGCTCCCAGCAGCTTCAAGGTCGGCCGTCGCCGCCTGTTCGCGCGCGCCGACGTCGACGCGTGGGTCGAGGAGCACCGCGAGAGCGGTGTCGCGTGA
- a CDS encoding serine/threonine-protein kinase, with translation MIHAATATEPEVLAPGELIAPGYEVVELLSRGSALDVYEVWSQERLCSCVAKTVRPDRADVSRVRHRLLQEGWLLKELAHPHLARAFETIDGVHAPVVVLETHVGMTLEEIVDERRRRMPVTDLCHLGQQLASALHYLHGRGYVHLDVRPANVMGQAGTATLLDLSIARPPGPVRRGLGTQEFLSPEQARGGPVTTAADAWGLGVTLYEVATGTRPFAPQDAAERTAFAHGEFLQLARRAPSVGSLRPRMPQDLVALLDACLAEDPGERPTLLALHDGFGAVLEQP, from the coding sequence GTGATCCACGCGGCCACTGCGACCGAGCCCGAGGTGCTCGCGCCGGGCGAGCTGATCGCCCCCGGCTACGAGGTCGTCGAGCTGCTCTCGCGCGGCTCCGCCCTCGACGTCTACGAGGTGTGGTCGCAGGAGCGGCTGTGCAGCTGCGTCGCCAAGACGGTCCGCCCGGACCGCGCGGACGTGTCGCGCGTGCGGCACCGGCTGCTGCAGGAGGGCTGGCTGCTCAAGGAGCTCGCCCACCCGCACCTGGCCCGGGCGTTCGAGACGATCGACGGCGTCCACGCGCCGGTGGTGGTCCTCGAGACCCACGTCGGGATGACCCTGGAGGAGATCGTCGACGAGCGGCGCCGCCGGATGCCCGTCACCGACCTCTGCCACCTCGGCCAGCAGCTGGCGTCGGCGCTGCACTACCTGCACGGTCGCGGCTACGTGCACCTCGACGTACGCCCCGCCAACGTGATGGGCCAGGCCGGCACCGCCACCCTGCTCGACCTCAGCATCGCCCGTCCGCCGGGCCCGGTGCGCCGCGGGCTCGGGACGCAGGAGTTCCTCTCACCCGAGCAGGCGCGCGGCGGCCCGGTGACGACCGCGGCCGACGCCTGGGGGCTGGGGGTCACCCTCTACGAGGTGGCCACCGGCACCCGGCCGTTCGCGCCGCAGGACGCGGCCGAGCGGACCGCGTTCGCGCACGGTGAGTTCCTCCAGCTCGCGCGACGCGCGCCGTCGGTCGGGTCGCTGCGTCCCCGGATGCCTCAGGACCTCGTGGCCCTGCTCGACGCGTGCCTGGCCGAGGACCCGGGCGAGCGGCCGACCCTGCTGGCGCTCCACGACGGCTTCGGCGCGGTGCTCGAGCAGCCCTGA
- a CDS encoding HNH endonuclease signature motif containing protein, producing MAAVLARVHATLTEVGGLSLTGLGDADVVRVLDELTSASSSLTRQVCRAAAEADQRRLGDTTGARHTHQWWAGRSRHTHAEAARLTRLGRAFEDDLHAPTGQALADGRIRIEQARVIVAAVDAIPTSVRCTDGSTRIIDPSARTQARDHLLKAASEHDAKALRRLGRRILDVVAPELGEAQEAATLAAEEARADAGIELTLTDDGHGRCHGRFTIPSHAGAMFKRHLQALANPARHTDDELRDEHGNWKPLHRRMGEAFIEYIERYPEDATPQTAGVNATIVITMTLEQLLGEHATALLDDGTRMSAAMARRLACEAGIIPAVLDGEGRVLDLGRTRRLFTKAQRIALGLRDHGYTARGCETTASGCHAHHDDPWSNGGTTDLANGRLLCPRHHRLAHDPRYAKTVHADNQVTFHRRT from the coding sequence GTGGCCGCGGTGCTCGCGCGGGTCCACGCCACCCTGACCGAGGTGGGCGGGCTCTCGCTGACCGGGCTCGGGGACGCGGACGTCGTGCGGGTGCTGGACGAGCTGACCAGCGCGTCGAGCAGCCTGACCCGGCAAGTGTGCCGCGCAGCAGCCGAGGCCGACCAACGACGGCTCGGGGACACCACCGGTGCACGACACACCCACCAGTGGTGGGCCGGCCGCAGCCGCCACACCCACGCCGAAGCCGCACGCCTTACCCGGCTCGGCCGCGCATTCGAGGACGACCTCCACGCCCCCACCGGACAAGCGCTCGCCGACGGTCGGATCCGCATCGAGCAGGCGCGGGTCATCGTCGCCGCCGTCGACGCCATCCCCACCTCCGTGCGCTGCACCGACGGCTCCACGCGGATCATCGACCCGTCCGCCCGCACCCAGGCACGCGACCACCTGCTCAAAGCCGCGAGCGAGCACGACGCCAAGGCCCTACGCCGCCTCGGCAGGCGGATCCTCGACGTCGTCGCACCCGAGCTCGGCGAAGCCCAGGAAGCCGCGACCCTCGCGGCCGAGGAGGCACGCGCCGACGCCGGCATCGAGCTCACCCTCACCGACGACGGCCACGGCCGCTGCCACGGCCGGTTCACCATCCCCTCCCACGCCGGCGCGATGTTCAAGCGCCACCTCCAGGCCCTCGCGAACCCAGCCCGGCACACAGACGACGAGCTCCGCGACGAGCACGGCAACTGGAAGCCGCTGCACCGGAGGATGGGCGAGGCGTTCATCGAGTACATCGAGCGCTACCCCGAAGACGCCACCCCGCAGACCGCCGGCGTCAACGCCACCATCGTCATCACCATGACCCTCGAGCAGCTCCTCGGCGAGCACGCCACCGCACTCCTCGACGACGGCACCCGCATGTCCGCGGCGATGGCGCGGCGCCTGGCCTGCGAGGCCGGGATCATCCCCGCCGTCCTCGACGGCGAGGGCCGGGTCCTCGACCTCGGCCGCACCCGGCGGCTCTTCACCAAGGCCCAGCGGATCGCCCTCGGACTGCGCGACCACGGCTACACCGCGCGCGGGTGCGAGACCACCGCGTCCGGGTGTCACGCCCACCACGACGACCCGTGGTCCAACGGCGGCACCACCGACCTCGCCAACGGTCGGCTCCTCTGCCCACGCCACCACCGCCTCGCCCACGACCCGCGCTACGCCAAGACCGTCCACGCCGACAACCAGGTCACCTTCCATCGGCGGACGTAG
- a CDS encoding RNA polymerase sigma factor — protein sequence MTLTKPPLAAVPDEPSDDLGPLVGRVGSGDVEAFAALYDATAAAVFGLALNVLGDEDLAADVARQTFAEVWRSAPHYTAGHGPADAWIVATGHRLAVAQVRTGGSAVPVGPHTGSPLLDDLPAEESHALRLTYFGGQTYAEVARTTGVTDGVVVGRLGSALRAIRTATRRDVA from the coding sequence GTGACCCTGACGAAGCCACCCCTCGCGGCCGTCCCTGACGAGCCGTCCGACGACCTCGGGCCGCTCGTCGGCCGGGTCGGGTCCGGCGACGTCGAGGCGTTCGCCGCCCTCTACGACGCCACCGCCGCCGCCGTGTTCGGTCTCGCGCTCAACGTGCTCGGCGACGAGGACCTCGCGGCCGACGTGGCCCGGCAGACCTTCGCGGAGGTCTGGCGCTCGGCGCCCCACTACACCGCGGGCCACGGTCCTGCGGACGCGTGGATCGTGGCGACCGGCCACCGCCTCGCCGTCGCGCAGGTGCGCACCGGCGGGTCCGCGGTGCCCGTGGGTCCGCACACCGGCTCGCCGCTGCTCGACGACCTCCCGGCCGAGGAGAGCCACGCGCTGCGGCTCACCTACTTCGGCGGCCAGACCTACGCCGAGGTGGCGCGGACGACCGGTGTCACCGACGGGGTCGTCGTCGGCCGGCTCGGCTCGGCGCTGCGGGCGATCCGCACCGCCACGCGACGCGACGTGGCCTGA
- a CDS encoding helix-turn-helix domain-containing protein: protein MDLDELLGIDSRSALSRRARRMVEGDRGLIRALREIRESKGMSQQDVADRMQVSQSAVAKIESGERDPRLSTIRRYAMAVGAVVLHDAKDDEKPVPMTQGGQHMDVSWPEDNHVVPNRRSLAKA, encoded by the coding sequence ATGGATCTCGATGAGCTGCTAGGGATTGATTCTCGGAGTGCGCTTAGCCGCCGAGCGCGTCGCATGGTGGAGGGCGACCGTGGCCTCATCCGGGCGCTTCGAGAGATTCGAGAGTCCAAAGGAATGTCCCAGCAGGACGTCGCTGACCGAATGCAGGTCTCACAGAGTGCCGTAGCCAAGATCGAGTCTGGCGAGCGGGATCCTCGTCTATCGACCATCAGACGCTATGCCATGGCCGTTGGCGCTGTCGTTCTGCATGACGCGAAGGATGATGAGAAGCCCGTGCCTATGACCCAGGGTGGGCAGCACATGGATGTCTCGTGGCCCGAGGACAACCACGTTGTTCCGAACCGCCGCAGCCTGGCGAAGGCATGA
- a CDS encoding ABC transporter ATP-binding protein: protein MTRTHRTRPGLPVREVLRRFWPYAAPRRGWMLVALVLAAVSPALLSVEIWLFKVVVDDVLVPRDFGLFPVVAATYVGLTLVQAACDGADRMLSTWLSQRFVVDLRTALLDHLQRVPLEFLGRHRLGDVMSRVSGDVSAIEAFLVSGTSRAVSSALQLVFFSVALVLLQPLLALVALVVTPLFWVTSRWFARRLKEISRERQRRSGALNASLEQTLSTLPLVQAYDQGQREVARYAAEAEAKYRAEMASARLRSVYVPTLDMIELAGALVVIGTGAWLLAQDRLSVGGLLAFLTFLSRLYGPARGLGSAVTTAFSAAAGAERVVELLDEPTLPADRPGAVALEDRAGELRFESVSYTYAGATAPAVRDLTFTARPGDVVAVVGASGAGKSTLAGLLMRSLDPDEGAVRMGGHDLRDLTRASVRDAVAVVLQETLLVDGSVRDNIAFGRPHATAAEVEAAAREADAHDFVVAMPQGYDTPVGERGRRLSGGQAQRVAIARALLRDAPVLLLDEPTTGLDALSAQRVAGPLRRLMAGRTTVVVSHSLDTVRHATTILVMDGGCVVERGTHAELLAAGGAYAGLWAAQRSSSSEGTAAAEAEEVGAA from the coding sequence ATGACCCGCACGCACCGCACCCGCCCGGGACTCCCGGTGCGCGAGGTGCTGCGGCGGTTCTGGCCCTACGCCGCGCCGCGCCGCGGGTGGATGCTCGTCGCGCTCGTGCTGGCGGCGGTCAGCCCGGCCCTGCTCTCGGTGGAGATCTGGCTGTTCAAGGTCGTCGTCGACGACGTGCTCGTGCCGCGCGACTTCGGCCTGTTCCCGGTCGTCGCGGCGACCTACGTCGGGCTCACCCTCGTCCAGGCGGCCTGCGACGGCGCCGACCGGATGCTGTCGACCTGGCTCAGCCAGCGCTTCGTGGTCGACCTGCGCACCGCCCTGCTCGACCACCTCCAACGCGTGCCGCTGGAGTTCCTGGGCCGACATCGGCTCGGCGACGTGATGAGCCGCGTGTCGGGGGACGTCTCGGCGATCGAGGCGTTCCTCGTGTCCGGGACCAGCCGCGCGGTGTCGTCCGCGTTGCAGCTGGTCTTCTTCTCCGTCGCGCTCGTGCTGCTGCAGCCGCTCCTCGCGCTCGTCGCCCTGGTCGTGACGCCGCTGTTCTGGGTGACGTCGCGGTGGTTCGCACGTCGGCTCAAGGAGATCTCGCGCGAGCGCCAGCGCCGCTCGGGCGCCCTCAACGCCTCCCTCGAGCAGACGCTGAGCACGCTGCCGCTCGTCCAGGCCTACGACCAGGGCCAGCGCGAGGTCGCCCGCTACGCCGCCGAGGCGGAGGCGAAGTACCGCGCCGAGATGGCCTCCGCGCGGCTGCGCTCGGTCTACGTGCCGACCCTCGACATGATCGAGCTGGCCGGCGCTCTCGTCGTCATCGGCACAGGCGCCTGGCTGCTCGCCCAGGACCGGCTCAGCGTCGGCGGGCTGCTCGCCTTCCTGACCTTCCTGAGCCGGCTCTACGGCCCGGCCCGCGGCCTGGGCAGCGCCGTGACCACGGCGTTCTCCGCCGCCGCGGGCGCCGAGCGGGTCGTCGAGCTGCTCGACGAGCCGACGCTGCCGGCCGACCGGCCGGGGGCGGTCGCGCTCGAGGACCGCGCCGGGGAGCTGCGCTTCGAGTCCGTCTCCTACACCTACGCCGGGGCGACCGCGCCCGCGGTGCGTGACCTGACCTTCACCGCGCGACCGGGCGACGTGGTCGCCGTCGTCGGTGCCAGCGGCGCCGGCAAGTCCACCCTGGCCGGGCTCCTGATGCGCAGCCTCGACCCCGACGAGGGCGCCGTGCGGATGGGCGGGCACGACCTGCGCGACCTCACCCGTGCGTCGGTGCGCGACGCCGTCGCGGTCGTGCTGCAGGAGACCCTGCTGGTCGACGGCAGCGTCCGCGACAACATCGCCTTCGGTCGCCCGCACGCCACGGCGGCGGAGGTCGAGGCGGCGGCCCGGGAAGCCGACGCGCACGACTTCGTGGTCGCGATGCCGCAGGGCTACGACACTCCGGTGGGGGAGCGGGGACGCCGGCTGTCGGGCGGGCAGGCCCAGCGGGTGGCGATCGCCCGGGCCCTGCTGCGCGACGCGCCGGTGCTCCTGCTCGACGAGCCCACGACCGGCCTGGACGCGCTGTCAGCCCAGCGCGTCGCCGGCCCGCTGCGCCGGCTGATGGCGGGGCGTACCACCGTGGTGGTCTCCCACAGCCTCGACACCGTCCGCCACGCCACCACCATCCTGGTGATGGACGGCGGGTGCGTGGTCGAGCGCGGCACCCACGCCGAGCTGCTCGCGGCCGGCGGGGCGTACGCCGGGCTGTGGGCGGCGCAGCGCTCCTCCAGCAGCGAGGGCACCGCCGCCGCGGAGGCGGAGGAGGTGGGTGCGGCGTGA
- a CDS encoding GmrSD restriction endonuclease domain-containing protein, which translates to MGEVSIRSLIEQVQQGQIRVPAFQRGFVWDYDRIAFLMDSIYKGYPFGSAILWQTKEQLKSERRLGPFTLPDPTADFPISYVLDGQQRLTSIFGTFQTELEPEGDETWPRIYFDLKAEEDLQESQFLALEDEDVDPARHFPINTFFDTTAYRKATTGFTDEEAEAIDSVQAIFKEAKIPTQDIVTDNRGKVAIVFERVNRLGVELDVLQLLSAWTWSDEFDLQGRFADLAAILAPFGFGDVGDDSNLLLRCCAAVVAKDAAPNTLMSMSGTEVRDRFDEIENGIQGAIDFVRAQLKVEKLSNLPYPAVLVPLTVFFAHKDGKSIKLSEDQRVVILRWLWRSFFSRRFSAGVLRNLKRDIEEIVKLKEGKPSALGDVTVNLEADFFFEKKFSVAAVDSKTFVLLLVNAGPLSFVSGSSVSLAPVLSAYNRSEFHHLMPQAFLAKSGADTGSVSVLANFALISAADNKVLGGVAPSVYKAKMPTDKVAEILAHAVCPEEELFDDDFPAFLQARAALLTARANDLMA; encoded by the coding sequence GTGGGCGAGGTCTCCATTCGATCCCTGATCGAGCAGGTCCAGCAGGGCCAGATCAGGGTTCCGGCGTTCCAGCGGGGGTTTGTTTGGGATTACGACCGGATCGCCTTCCTCATGGACTCCATCTACAAGGGCTACCCATTCGGGTCCGCGATTCTCTGGCAGACCAAGGAACAGCTCAAGTCTGAGCGCCGTCTCGGTCCGTTCACGCTCCCCGACCCCACGGCCGACTTCCCGATCAGCTACGTCCTTGACGGTCAGCAGCGGCTCACCTCGATCTTCGGGACGTTCCAGACCGAGTTGGAGCCCGAGGGCGATGAGACCTGGCCACGCATCTACTTCGACCTGAAGGCTGAGGAGGACCTTCAAGAGAGCCAGTTTCTAGCGCTCGAAGACGAGGACGTCGACCCGGCGCGTCACTTCCCGATCAATACGTTCTTCGACACAACGGCGTATCGGAAGGCGACGACGGGCTTCACGGACGAAGAGGCAGAAGCCATCGACTCCGTTCAGGCGATTTTCAAAGAGGCCAAGATCCCGACCCAGGACATCGTCACCGATAACCGCGGCAAGGTCGCGATCGTCTTCGAGCGCGTCAACCGCCTGGGAGTCGAGCTCGACGTCCTGCAACTCTTGTCAGCTTGGACATGGAGCGACGAGTTCGACCTCCAAGGACGTTTCGCTGACTTGGCCGCTATCCTCGCTCCCTTCGGGTTCGGCGACGTAGGCGACGACTCCAACCTGCTCCTGCGCTGTTGCGCGGCGGTGGTCGCCAAGGACGCGGCACCTAACACCCTCATGAGCATGAGCGGCACCGAGGTGCGTGACCGATTCGACGAAATCGAGAACGGGATCCAAGGCGCAATCGACTTTGTGCGGGCGCAATTGAAGGTCGAAAAACTTAGCAACTTGCCCTACCCCGCGGTGCTCGTCCCGCTGACCGTGTTCTTCGCCCACAAAGACGGCAAGTCCATCAAGCTGTCCGAGGACCAGCGGGTGGTCATCCTCCGGTGGCTGTGGCGATCGTTCTTCTCCCGCAGATTCAGCGCGGGCGTCCTCCGGAACCTCAAGCGCGACATCGAGGAGATCGTCAAGCTCAAGGAAGGTAAGCCCTCAGCGCTGGGGGACGTTACGGTCAACCTGGAAGCGGACTTCTTCTTTGAGAAGAAGTTCTCGGTCGCCGCAGTCGACAGCAAGACCTTCGTGCTGCTGCTAGTGAATGCAGGTCCACTCAGCTTCGTGTCCGGGTCGTCGGTCTCCCTAGCCCCTGTCCTCTCCGCGTACAACCGGTCCGAGTTCCACCACCTCATGCCGCAGGCGTTCCTAGCGAAGAGCGGTGCGGACACCGGGTCGGTGAGCGTCCTCGCCAACTTCGCGTTGATCTCGGCCGCCGATAACAAGGTGCTCGGCGGAGTGGCGCCGAGCGTCTACAAGGCGAAAATGCCCACGGACAAGGTCGCAGAGATTCTTGCGCATGCAGTGTGCCCTGAGGAGGAGCTCTTTGACGACGACTTCCCTGCCTTCTTGCAGGCGCGCGCAGCTCTATTGACGGCCCGTGCGAACGACCTGATGGCGTAG
- a CDS encoding nuclease-related domain-containing protein, with translation MSEERLGQKLNELAGDTLGVLHDRRMPGTRANIDHIAVTPSGVFVIDPKRYAGRPTLRVEGGILRPRTEKLLVGGRDRTKLVDGVLKQVDVVRSIVGTDVPVTGVLCFIEADWPLIGGAFTTRGVDVLWPKKLYPRLMAHATSETDVDAVLRALAPALPPA, from the coding sequence ATCAGCGAGGAACGGCTCGGTCAGAAGCTCAACGAGCTGGCGGGCGACACGCTCGGCGTCCTCCACGACCGCCGCATGCCGGGCACTCGGGCGAACATCGACCACATCGCCGTCACCCCGTCCGGCGTCTTCGTCATCGACCCCAAGCGCTACGCCGGTCGCCCCACGCTCAGGGTCGAGGGCGGCATCCTCCGCCCGCGCACGGAGAAGCTGCTGGTCGGCGGACGTGATCGCACGAAGCTCGTCGACGGCGTCCTCAAGCAGGTCGACGTCGTCCGCTCCATCGTGGGGACCGACGTCCCCGTCACTGGCGTCCTCTGCTTCATCGAAGCCGACTGGCCACTGATCGGCGGAGCCTTCACCACCCGTGGAGTGGACGTCCTGTGGCCGAAGAAGCTCTACCCGCGACTGATGGCCCACGCAACATCCGAGACCGACGTCGACGCTGTGCTGCGTGCCCTGGCCCCCGCCCTCCCGCCCGCCTAA
- a CDS encoding helix-turn-helix domain-containing protein — protein sequence MPKQGPAHQTEHERRAAARIRAERESRGWSVDRMAERLRQVGHPIGRTAIYKIESGARRLSVDELMGFAIALGHDVGKLVMPLDAEVMKLLREHRDVSGRQAALQARLVEIENRLLDIVDEGDRELVHKLLGSPIGDVEEDFWRIRTGRQTQELRDRLSRVRSGADGSTYWVEDDVEDGER from the coding sequence ATGCCGAAGCAAGGTCCTGCACACCAGACGGAGCACGAGCGCCGAGCTGCGGCGCGCATCCGCGCTGAGCGCGAGTCCCGGGGATGGTCCGTTGACCGGATGGCTGAGCGCCTGCGGCAAGTAGGGCACCCGATCGGTCGGACCGCCATCTACAAGATCGAGAGCGGTGCGCGACGGCTGAGCGTCGACGAGCTGATGGGTTTCGCGATCGCTCTCGGGCACGACGTCGGCAAGCTCGTCATGCCGCTGGATGCGGAGGTGATGAAGCTGCTTCGCGAGCACCGAGACGTATCGGGACGGCAGGCCGCTCTGCAGGCTCGGCTAGTCGAGATCGAGAACCGGCTGTTGGACATCGTCGACGAGGGTGATCGAGAGCTGGTCCATAAGTTGCTTGGCTCGCCCATCGGAGACGTCGAGGAAGATTTCTGGCGCATCAGAACAGGGAGGCAGACGCAGGAACTGCGAGACCGGCTCTCGCGGGTCCGTAGCGGTGCGGATGGCTCGACCTACTGGGTCGAGGACGACGTCGAGGACGGGGAGCGCTAA
- a CDS encoding tyrosine-type recombinase/integrase: MAKRPNGQWRARYRDSSGREHSRHFPRKADAQRWLDEVTTSVVTGQYVDPNAGRMTFREYAEQWRAAQVHRPSSQAHVETMLRRHAYPTLGDRPLAAILPSEVQAWVKRLSVGGSDRKPLAPSTVGVVHSIASSVFKAAVRDRRIPANPCEGTRLPKRERSQVVPITTEQVEALVAAMPAELRALVTFAAGTGVRGGELRGLTLGRIHFLRREVTIDRQLVGVVDGSPVWGPPKTEASYRTIPLPRVVLDALQAHLEAYDVARDGLLFTMGGLPISRQAFGHQWRAPARSAGIPPGQGLHALRHYYASLLIRHGESVKTVQARLGHASAAETLDTYSHLWPDSDDRTREAVDLVLGAAADSARTGKA; the protein is encoded by the coding sequence GTGGCGAAGCGGCCGAATGGCCAGTGGCGCGCTCGCTATCGCGACAGCAGCGGCCGCGAGCACTCGCGACACTTCCCGCGGAAGGCCGACGCTCAGCGCTGGCTCGACGAGGTCACGACGTCGGTGGTCACCGGCCAGTACGTCGACCCGAACGCCGGTCGGATGACGTTCCGGGAGTACGCCGAGCAGTGGCGCGCGGCGCAGGTGCACCGGCCCTCGAGCCAGGCGCACGTCGAGACGATGCTGCGTCGGCATGCCTACCCGACGCTCGGCGACCGGCCGCTCGCAGCGATCCTGCCGAGCGAGGTGCAGGCCTGGGTGAAGCGGCTCAGCGTCGGGGGATCGGACCGGAAGCCGCTGGCCCCGTCGACCGTGGGCGTTGTGCACTCGATCGCCTCGTCGGTCTTCAAGGCCGCGGTGCGCGATCGCCGGATCCCGGCCAACCCCTGCGAGGGCACCCGCCTGCCGAAGCGTGAGCGGTCGCAGGTCGTGCCGATCACCACGGAGCAGGTCGAGGCGCTGGTCGCGGCTATGCCGGCCGAGCTACGAGCGCTAGTGACCTTCGCGGCCGGCACCGGCGTGCGTGGCGGCGAGCTGCGCGGCCTCACGCTCGGCCGCATTCACTTCCTCCGACGCGAGGTCACCATCGACCGGCAGCTGGTCGGCGTCGTCGACGGCAGCCCGGTGTGGGGCCCGCCGAAGACCGAGGCGAGCTATCGGACCATTCCGCTGCCCCGGGTCGTGCTCGACGCGCTGCAGGCGCACCTCGAGGCGTACGACGTCGCTCGCGACGGCCTGCTCTTCACGATGGGCGGCCTGCCGATCAGTCGCCAGGCATTCGGCCACCAGTGGCGCGCGCCAGCTCGATCGGCTGGAATCCCGCCCGGCCAGGGACTGCACGCGCTGCGGCACTACTACGCGTCGCTGCTGATCCGCCACGGCGAGTCGGTGAAGACGGTGCAGGCGCGCCTCGGGCACGCCTCGGCCGCCGAGACGCTCGACACGTACAGCCACCTGTGGCCCGACTCGGACGACCGCACTAGGGAGGCGGTCGACCTCGTCCTCGGCGCTGCTGCGGACTCTGCGCGGACCGGGAAGGCCTGA